TGTGCCCTGAGATTGCAAAGCAGCACAGAAGTCAAGAACACTCTCCTCGAGACTAAAGGGAGACCAGCACCCTGAGGCCCATTGTTAGAAAGGATGTAGTTATATACTACTGGCTGCCAGCAGAGATGGTAGGAGTTCATGCATTAAAGATAAAAGGCTGAACATGATGCTTGTGAGTCTTTGTTTTTGAATATCTTACTATGGTGGACAATAGGTTTAAAGGGGCACTCAGGGATACTCAATGATTATGAATTTGAGAACAAGGAGTATATATAACAACTTTTCTAAGGTAACAGGAGTACTAGCACCCAAGGGGTGTGGGGAAATAAGAGGGCATTATATCACAGAAGTTTATGCCTTATTAGACAGAAGTGTTGACCTTAAGTTAAAGGAGGATTAAagccaaatataaaatatagtagccCTAGAGATCCctcctaagggttagttcacacgaggagattcggggagatttagtcgcctgtcgactaatcgcctcgtcttctgagcctcagcgtgtcttcccataggctataatgaaaagtcgcctgcgctaaagcacacgcggcaatgcgttttccgTAGTCGCACCgttcagaagacgaggcgattagtcgccagtcgacaaaatctccccgaatctccttgtgtgaactaactcTAAACCACGACACAGATAACCAGTGGCAATATGCTTTACTTATCATTTATATGAGGATAAAGTTCAAACCCTTTGTCTTTGTAAAGCAGTTAATCCAGAGGTGCAACCACGCAGGGTGGAGTAGACGCCTCTTATCTGCTTTTGCATTCCTTTGCTTGTATGAATTAAAGTCAAGGGGTTCAGTCGGTAAGCGGCTCGAGTTCCTTGGATCTGCTAAGGattttatccaaaaataaatTCCTTACTACCGTTGTCTCCTGTTTCCTCTGTTAACACTGTTCTGTTTGTTTTACTGCCAGGTAGCATGGGAAGAGGCAGAACATGAGATGATGAGTTCTCCTTCTCTACCCTCAGCTTAAACcgaacaaggaaaaaaaaaatcaaattttgtctACAAAAGTCCAATGGTGTCTCCTGAAGCACCTGAGAAGCAGAGAGATGTGGACAGTGGAGTTGTAAGTGATTCTGGGGATTTACCAATTGTGGTGGCACAACCAAACATGAATGTAGATAAAGCAAGGCCTATCAAATCTGGCGGATCACATGATCATGAAGAAGATGTTAATCAGAAGCCCACTCTGAATCCACAGGACAGCTCAGAACCGAAGAAGTCAAAAAGTGTTGGGTTTTGTGAAGTAGACATCTCTACAACTCCTCTCCGAACTGGTGCTACAGAAAACCTAAGTTTTAATCGATCGTTGGACAATGGGCGTCTCAGTGAAGACATAGCCATGGATTTACCAGAGAGCAAAGATCAAAGTTCTATTATTATCAAAGGTCCTCCTTTACAATGCCAAAAGCACAGCGCCCCAACTTGTCTGTGTAAAGAGTGTGTGGAAAATTACATGAACCTTAATGAAAGTGTAGAGCCTCATGTTGCAGAGGGTGGGAAGAATGATGGGGATTTGCTGTGTGCAGACAGTTTATCAGTAGACTCCAACTTAGTTAGGAGCAGAAGTGGCTCAGAGAGGTCCAGGCGCTCAGTATTATTAGAGGAGGACGACTATGGCCATAGATATGAAGATGCACAAGTTACCCTGCCCTACCCTGATTCCGGCAAACCACCAGACCACATCACAAGACTAAGCAACGCCGGACTGTTTGAGCCCTGTGAAGACCAAGTTGAGAAGAGAGAGGCAGAAGACCTAACAGGAGAAGAGGACTGTGGGTCTCAAGCGGTCATCCCTGCCTTCTTTATTCAACATGAGAGGCTAGAAAGCTTTTCTGGAAGTAGTCACAAAAAGGTGCAGCTTGAAATGGGTGAACATTTGgactctgttaaaggagaagcaggGGCAGAGCCTCTACTCCATTCTCATCGTTCAAGATCAGTAGATATGGAGTCCATGCAAGGAGGACCTCATATCTGCCA
The sequence above is a segment of the Xenopus laevis strain J_2021 chromosome 8L, Xenopus_laevis_v10.1, whole genome shotgun sequence genome. Coding sequences within it:
- the tmem79.L gene encoding uncharacterized protein tmem79.L isoform X2, which produces MVSPEAPEKQRDVDSGVVSDSGDLPIVVAQPNMNVDKARPIKSGGSHDHEEDVNQKPTLNPQDSSEPKKSKSVGFCEVDISTTPLRTGATENLSFNRSLDNGRLSEDIAMDLPESKDQSSIIIKGPPLQCQKHSAPTCLCKECVENYMNLNESVEPHVAEGGKNDGDLLCADSLSVDSNLVRSRSGSERSRRSVLLEEDDYGHRYEDAQVTLPYPDSGKPPDHITRLSNAGLFEPCEDQVEKREAEDLTGEEDCGSQAVIPAFFIQHERLESFSGSSHKKVQLEMGEHLDSVKGEAGAEPLLHSHRSRSVDMESMQGGPHICQCDKNYLKVVGSFLLSLFVFPAFLGLAYTFLPFDAPLMPDITTRLVYTLRCGAFASFPIVLGVIIHGISRLCSSSFDPFKPKVREVTIHRRLIYWLSFAVGRSFRGFGYGLAFLPMVFMLACNLCFMFLVDPERMIYLGLPHKEDSKSKADTWG
- the tmem79.L gene encoding uncharacterized protein tmem79.L isoform X1; translated protein: MVSPEAPEKQRDVDSGVVSDSGDLPIVVAQPNMNVDKARPIKSGGSHDHEEDVNQKPTLNPQDSSEPKKSKSVGFCEVDISTTPLRTGATENLSFNRSLDNGRLSEDIAMDLPESKDQSSIIIKGPPLQCQKHSAPTCLCKECVENYMNLNESVEPHVAEGGKNDGDLLCADSLSVDSNLVRSRSGSERSRRSVLLEEDDYGHRYEDAQVTLPYPDSGKPPDHITRLSNAGLFEPCEDQVEKREAEDLTGEEDCGSQAVIPAFFIQHERLESFSGSSHKKVQLEMGEHLDSVKGEAGAEPLLHSHRSRSVDMESMQGGPHICQCDKNYLKVVGSFLLSLFVFPAFLGLAYTFLPFDAPLMPDITTRLVYTLRCGAFASFPIVLGVIIHGISRLCSSSFDPFKPKVREVTIHRRFVKQSTFLFVLYFFNLCVLVTYLPQNYLKLIPLLTCLFALSQLIYWLSFAVGRSFRGFGYGLAFLPMVFMLACNLCFMFLVDPERMIYLGLPHKEDSKSKADTWG